In the genome of Deinococcus fonticola, the window GCCCTTGCCGATAAATTCCTTGGTGGCAATGGCAAACTCGCGCGTGGCCCCTTCCTCGTGGCTGGTGCTGGTGCGCAGCTTCAGCGGCCAGTAGGGCCACACCAGCGGCTTATTCTCCTGCTCGGGAGGCTGGGGCATGACCTCGAACTGGGTCACGCTTTTCGCGCCGTGGCGGTTGCTGGTGCCCACGCAGTCGCTGCCCGTGTCGCCCCCGCCGATCACGATGACGTTTTTCCCGTCGGCCCGCAGTTGGCCCTTGAACTTGTCCCCGGCGTTCACGCGGTTCTGCCCCGGCAGGAACTCCATGGCGAAGTGAACGCCGCTCAGCTCGCGGCCCTTCACGGGCAGGTCGCGCGGCATTTCCGAGCCGCCCGCCAGCAGCACGGCGTCGAACTCCTGCTGGAGTTCCTGCGGGGAAACGGTCTGCCTGCTCAGGTTCGTGACCTTGCTCTTCTCGTCCCACGCGCCCACCAGCACGCCCGTGCGGAAGGTCACGCCCTCGGCCTCCATCTGGGCCACGCGGCGGTCGATGTGGTGCTTCTCCATCTTGAAGTCGGGGATGCCGTAACGCAGCAGCCCGCCCACGCGGTCGTTCTTCTCGAACACCGTCACGTCATGCCCGGCGCGGGCGAGTTGCTGCGCCGCCGCCAGCCCTGCCGGGCCGGAACCCACCACCGCCACCTTCTTCCCGGTCTTGACCGCAGGCGGCTGAGGCGTGACCCACCCCTCCTGCCAGCCCCGCTCGATGATGCTCAACTCGATGGACTTGATGCCCACCGGATCGGAGTTGATGTTCAGCACGCACGCCGCCTCGCACGGCGCGGGGCAGATGCGCCCCGTGAACTCCGGGAAATTGTTCGTGCTGTGCAGCGTCTCCAGCGCCGCCTGCCAGTCGTCCTGATACACCAGATTGTTGAAATCAGGAATGATGTTGTTGACCGGACACCCGTTGTTACAGAACGGAATGCCGCAATCCATGCAACGAACCGCCTGCCTGCGGGCCGCCTCGCCCTGAAGCGGCTCGACGAACTCACGGTAATGCTTCAGACGCGCATCCGGCGCGGCGTACTTCTCCTTCACGCGCGGCTGCTCTAGAAAACCAGTGATTTTGGACATGAGGCCCTCCGGTAAGTGGTCAGTGGTGGGTGAAAAGGAAGCAAGGGAACCGGGTTCGGAAAAAGGCCCTCGTCTCGCGCTGTGCGAGTCGTTCTCCCCTGGAGCGGGCTTACTTCGTGAGCGTCCCTTGTCCGCCCTTCTTGGCCTTGCCTGCTTTCATGGACGTGGTGTCGGCGGCCTGCACGGTGCCTTCTTCGGCAGTGCTGGTTTTGGGCTGAGAGCGTTCCCGCAGCGCCCGTTGGTACTCGGTGGGGAAGACCTTGATGAATTTCTTCAGGGCATTGTCCCAGTCGTCGAGAATGTCGCTGGCGCGTCCCGACCCTGTCCAGCGGTGGTGCGCTTCGATGAGCTGGCGCAGGTGCGCTTCGTCGCTCTTACCGCCGTGCAGGGCACGGGGGTCGGCGGCCTGCATCTGTTCGTCTTCGGGCTGGACTTTGTGGAGGCTGACCATGCTGTGGTTGCAGCGTTTCTCGAATTGCCCGTCCACGTCGTAGATGTAGGCGACGCCGCCCGACATGCCCGCCGCGAAGTTCCGTCCGGTCTTGCCCAGAACCACGACGGTGCCGCCGGTCATGTACTCGCAGCCGTGGTCGCCGGTGCCTTCCACGACGGCGCTGGCCCCGCTGAGGCGCACGGCGAACCGTTCACCTGCCACGCCCCGGAAGTACGCTTCGCCGGAAGTCGCGCCGTACAGGGCGGTGTTCCCCACGATGATATTCTCGGCGGCGCGGCCCCGGAATTCGATGCTGGGGCGCACGACGACGCGCCCGCCACTGAGGCCCTTCCCGGTGTAGTCGTTGGCATCTCCGATGACGTACAGGGTGATGCCGGGCGCCAGGAATGCCCCGAAGCTCTGCCCGCCGTTTCCTTCCATCTGAATGAACACGGTGTGGTCGGGCAGGCCTTCCGGGCGCTGGCGGATCAGTTCGCCGGAGAGCATCGCGCCCACCGAGCGGTTCACGTTGCGGATGTCCTGAAGGAAGTGCACCTTCTCGCCCCTCTCGATGGCGGGGCGGCACTTCTCGATCAGG includes:
- a CDS encoding glutamate synthase subunit beta encodes the protein MSKITGFLEQPRVKEKYAAPDARLKHYREFVEPLQGEAARRQAVRCMDCGIPFCNNGCPVNNIIPDFNNLVYQDDWQAALETLHSTNNFPEFTGRICPAPCEAACVLNINSDPVGIKSIELSIIERGWQEGWVTPQPPAVKTGKKVAVVGSGPAGLAAAQQLARAGHDVTVFEKNDRVGGLLRYGIPDFKMEKHHIDRRVAQMEAEGVTFRTGVLVGAWDEKSKVTNLSRQTVSPQELQQEFDAVLLAGGSEMPRDLPVKGRELSGVHFAMEFLPGQNRVNAGDKFKGQLRADGKNVIVIGGGDTGSDCVGTSNRHGAKSVTQFEVMPQPPEQENKPLVWPYWPLKLRTSTSHEEGATREFAIATKEFIGKGGKLTGVKTVRIELKDGKLEEVAGSEETHPADLVLLAMGFTNPMSPVLEAFGVQQDARGNAQATTDEGGYATNVEGVFAAGDMRRGQSLVVWAIREGRQAARSIDQYLMGTSVLPR